ccaggggggTATCTGGGGCTCAGAGCCTGCATttcacccccaaaccccaaggCTGGTGCCCCAAAAACCCGTTCAACACCAACTACCCACGGGGATGGGAGGATGGGGGCTCTGCTTTTGTAGGAAAAGCCCCGTTTTGGGGTTCGGTGGGGCCAGGGCAGCTGTGCCCATGCTTACAGCCCCGGGTGGAATTGAGAGGGGACCTGTGGGGTCGGTGGCACGCTCACCTCTCTCATCACCTGCCTGCAGGCGCCGCAGGGCACGATGAAGTCGGTCCCCATGTCGCTGCCGGGAAGAGAACGGGCACAGGGCTCAGGGATGGGGTGAGCGGGGTGGGGGGATTTGTGGGGCTGCCGCTCGCCCCTCACCATGGGATATCACGGCCTCACCTGGCGATGGCCATGGCCCTGAAGCGAGTGTGCCCCTCCGAGATGGCTTTCTGGATGGCCGTGCGCTCGGCGCACACCCCCAGGCTGTAGCAGGCGTTCTCCACATTGCACCCTGTGGGGAAGCACCCGGCACCGCTCACCCCCACGGCTCGGGGACACCCCCATGGCTTGGGGACACCCCCGTGGCTTGGGGACACCCCCTCaagtctcatttttttttaattttaatgctgGGAACACAGAAAGTTGCCATTTCCCTGCCTTTCCACGCGTCCCGCCCCATCCTGGCCTCCAGCCAACGCATTCCTCAATTCCCCTTCCTTTAtatttcccctttccccccccccccccaacaccacCCACCGCACTTTTCACCCCTTCCACCTGCCGGGACGGGCAACGACACCCACCACCAGGACGGGAACGAGACGGGAcaccccaaaccctgtcccAACCCCAAAAACCCAACCCGCCGGAGCGTCGTGCGGCTGCGCCTTACCCGAAAAAATCTCCCCGCCGGCGGTGAGCAGCGCGGCGCCCACGGGGAAGCGGCTGTAGGGGCAGTAGGCGCAGGCCTTGGCCTCCTGGCAGCGGcgcaggagcagctgcagacgCTCGCCCTGGGGCCCCCCGCTGCCCTCCATGCCTGCGCCGCACGCCCTGGTTAAAGATTTCCCGGGAGGCGGCACGGGGTGCCCTGCCCCGACGGGATAACGCCCCGCACGCGCCCTGCCCGtgccctgcagcatccccgATCCCGAAGCACTGGGGACCCGCAGCCCTCTCTTCGCCCCTTTTCtcatttctgcctctttttctacgtgttttggtgttttgtttttttttttttctaccttcctCCCGCCGAGCGGTTTTCCCACCGCcgccttcttttccttcctccccggCAGGAATCCGGTGACGGGAGCCCACGGGGGACGTCCTGTGAAGCTCTCCTGCggtgtaaaaattaaaaatttttaattaaaaaaaaaataaaaattggctGCAAACCGAACCATCGTGTCCGTCCTCCCCCGTTTCCCCATTTCTTACCCCtgtcccccccttttttccccctcttttaaTTAACACCTGACATGCAGCAGGAGGAAAGCGCACAGATGCCATCGAGTGGTTCATCGGGGTGCCCTCGTGGCATCCTTTGGGAACCCCAAACCCAAAtttgctgctgggtgctggggccaCCTTCACGCCAGAGCCTTCGTGGGAATCAGCCCTgaccctgctgggggggggggagctgtgAGCAAATCACTCTTTAATTACAGATATCTCCTTTTTTATTCATACTGGAGGAGCTGAATTCCCAGTTTTCCACCTCCAAGGGTGGGCGTCGGGGGCCCTGCTGATTTATGGTGGGAGGTTTTGTCCAGTTTGCTGGATTTTGGGGGCCTTTTGGCCTTATTTAGCGTTTCTGACTCGTTTTGCCAAGGTGGGGCACAGCACCTGAATTCCCTGCGGGTTTtgatgcaggagaaaaaaaaaaaaaaaaaggagatcaGAGCAGAGGGTGGCAGGAGCACCGAGAGCTGCAAGGAAACCCAAGCTAAGAAACCCCACGCATTCCTGACCCGTCTCTTCTCTCTAAAGCCAAAAAGGGGCTTTTTAGCTCTTTCTCCCCAAAAGGAGCAATGCCTCATCACAACATTTGCTGCCCCAAGCCACAGGGGCTCATGTGAGGGTTGCCCATCCTCCTGCAAAGCCACCAGTGGGAGATTAGGGTGGTGGGAAGGAGACCAAAAACCAGATGCCCAAGCCTGATGTCCCTCCTGGGAAGCAAAAATCCCCAGACCTGCCGAATGCATCTTCAAACCAGGAGTTATGCACGCAACAAGCTGAAAACATCGTGATTTGGACACCcgtggagggggaaaaaaaacaaatcccaaCCAAACACAAACGAACCCAGCGCCGCTCGCTCCCCTCGAGAAGCACCGAGGACGTCGCCTCCTTccctgtgcaaaaaaaaaagggagatttgggggagaaGACGCCAAGGCGGCGTGTTCCAGGCCGCCAGCCAAAGGCAGCTTAAAATAGCTGCTTTCATCTCCTCCGCCTGTCTGCCTCCCCGGCGCTCCCGGCCCTGCTGCCGCAGAGCCTCCCCGCTGCCTCCTGCCGATAAAACccgattttttccccttttttccagCGATCCGGAAGGATTTGCACCCCCATGAGTGGCTGAGCCCCTCTTCCCGTGCCCGAATCCCCCCTGAAAATGGGGCAAACCAGCCAAGTCCCCTTTCCGTGGGCTGCGCCGCGGCGCTTGTTCACTCTGAAGCCTACTGATGGCTCCTGGCTGTTCGCAGGGCCGGTCGGTCGAGGCGCTGAGCAGCCAGACGCGGGGTTCCTCCTCTGCTCCGTGCCTTGGCCCCGAGGCATTTGCCCCATTATGGGGTCCCCAAAATCTAGTGGATCAAAGGAAAACCATCAGCAGCTTGCAGAGGCAGCGTGGGAGCAGCACGGGGAGGGGAAAGCTGCTTCCTAAATCATATAGGATTATATATTCCTATTTCTTTCACCGATTAATTAATTACCCTGCCCTCAACAGCATCCTCACGCTGGGAGCAAACCGCACGCACTGACCTGCAGCCCTGGCgtctgaaacaaaaaaataataataaaaaatgacacAAAGTCATgcatttttgattattttggcTGCAAAACCTTCAAGGCTTCCACGGCTCCGGGGCTGGCGCTGCCTGCCAGGCAGCTATTTTAAGGCTGCTTTCCTCTCACACC
The DNA window shown above is from Anas platyrhynchos isolate ZD024472 breed Pekin duck chromosome 22, IASCAAS_PekinDuck_T2T, whole genome shotgun sequence and carries:
- the CDA gene encoding cytidine deaminase isoform X2, with amino-acid sequence MHSAGELHRTSPVGSRHRIPAGEEGKEGGGGKTARREEGCNVENACYSLGVCAERTAIQKAISEGHTRFRAMAIASDMGTDFIVPCGACRQVMREFGKDWDVYLTKPDGTYIVKTLDELLPLSFGPEDLKKV
- the CDA gene encoding cytidine deaminase isoform X1, with the protein product MLQGTGRARAGRYPVGAGHPVPPPGKSLTRACGAGMEGSGGPQGERLQLLLRRCQEAKACAYCPYSRFPVGAALLTAGGEIFSGCNVENACYSLGVCAERTAIQKAISEGHTRFRAMAIASDMGTDFIVPCGACRQVMREFGKDWDVYLTKPDGTYIVKTLDELLPLSFGPEDLKKV